A window of the bacterium genome harbors these coding sequences:
- a CDS encoding SDR family oxidoreductase, giving the protein MPSRSTKVAIVTGAGTGVGRAVARGLLDEGYSVVLAGRRRAPLEATARASKAPASRMLIVPTDIGDAASVRSLFAKTKKQFGRLDLLFNNAGLNAPGIPLEDLSYEQWTAVVNVNLTGTFLCTQEAFRIMKSQTPRGGRVINNGSISAHAPRPNSAPYTSTKHGITGLTKSTALDGRKYDIACGQVDIGNAITPMTERMAQGVTQADGSVRPEPRIDPKHVADAVVYMAGLPLDTNVLFLTVMATKMPFVGRG; this is encoded by the coding sequence ATGCCTTCGCGCTCCACAAAGGTGGCGATCGTGACAGGGGCCGGCACCGGGGTCGGACGGGCGGTAGCGCGGGGGCTTTTAGACGAAGGCTACTCCGTCGTCCTGGCCGGTCGCCGTAGGGCACCGCTCGAGGCGACGGCGCGCGCGTCCAAGGCGCCGGCGTCCCGCATGCTGATCGTGCCGACCGACATCGGCGATGCCGCGTCGGTGCGGAGCCTGTTCGCGAAGACGAAGAAGCAGTTCGGGCGGCTCGACCTTCTCTTCAACAACGCCGGACTCAACGCACCCGGCATTCCGCTCGAGGATCTGAGCTACGAGCAGTGGACCGCCGTGGTCAACGTGAACCTCACCGGGACCTTCCTGTGCACGCAGGAAGCGTTTCGGATCATGAAGAGCCAGACGCCCCGCGGCGGCCGCGTCATCAACAACGGCTCGATCTCCGCCCATGCACCGCGGCCGAACTCCGCGCCGTACACTTCGACGAAGCACGGGATCACCGGGCTTACGAAGTCGACCGCGCTCGACGGACGCAAGTACGACATCGCCTGCGGCCAGGTCGATATCGGCAACGCGATCACGCCGATGACCGAGCGGATGGCGCAGGGCGTGACGCAGGCCGACGGCTCGGTGCGGCCGGAGCCGCGCATCGATCCGAAGCACGTCGCCGATGCCGTCGTCTACATGGCGGGCCTGCCGCTCGACACGAACGTGC